In the genome of Gloeotrichia echinulata CP02, one region contains:
- the speB gene encoding agmatinase SpeB codes for MSNQLQDYNPSGVAQINGNLLALPFDYESANLIVFGVPWEVTVSYGEGTANGPQQILDASTQLDLFDFDNPDGWKQGIFMVEIPQDIVDKNKYYRQQAAKIIQRLSQGKPLTDTPDLTPVLTEINQACQQVNQWLFAQSQQAINNGKRVAVIGGDHSSPLGYFQALAANYANYGILHIDAHADLRDAYEGFEFSHASIMFNAMKIPQISKLVQVGLRDICYDEVEIINQSQGRIVAYYDPAIKQTLYSGTTWIDLCREIISHLPEYVHISFDVDGLDPKLCPNTGTPVPGGLELEQTFCLFRELVNSGRQIIGFDLCEVGDAEWDGNVGARIVYKLANLMDLGTDK; via the coding sequence ATGAGTAATCAACTCCAAGACTATAATCCCAGCGGTGTAGCCCAAATAAATGGTAATCTCTTGGCTTTACCATTTGATTATGAATCTGCAAACCTAATTGTCTTTGGTGTACCCTGGGAAGTGACTGTTTCCTATGGTGAAGGTACAGCAAACGGACCACAGCAGATTCTAGACGCTTCGACTCAACTAGATTTGTTCGATTTTGATAATCCTGATGGCTGGAAACAGGGAATTTTCATGGTAGAAATTCCCCAGGATATTGTAGATAAGAACAAATACTATCGTCAGCAAGCCGCCAAAATTATTCAACGATTATCGCAAGGTAAACCACTAACAGATACACCAGATTTAACACCTGTTCTAACAGAAATTAATCAGGCTTGTCAACAGGTTAATCAATGGTTGTTTGCACAGTCTCAACAAGCAATTAACAATGGTAAGCGAGTTGCAGTGATTGGTGGGGATCACAGTTCCCCATTAGGATATTTCCAAGCATTAGCAGCTAATTATGCAAATTATGGCATTTTGCATATTGACGCCCATGCAGATTTACGCGACGCCTATGAAGGATTTGAATTTTCCCATGCGTCCATCATGTTTAATGCTATGAAAATACCGCAAATTTCTAAGTTAGTGCAGGTAGGCTTACGCGATATTTGTTATGATGAAGTAGAAATCATTAACCAATCTCAGGGTCGAATTGTAGCTTATTACGACCCAGCCATCAAACAAACGCTTTATTCAGGAACGACTTGGATTGATTTGTGTCGAGAAATTATCAGTCATTTACCGGAATACGTTCATATTAGTTTTGATGTGGATGGTTTAGATCCAAAACTTTGTCCAAATACAGGTACACCTGTTCCCGGTGGGCTGGAATTGGAGCAAACATTTTGTTTATTTCGAGAATTGGTGAATAGTGGACGCCAAATTATTGGCTTTGATCTTTGTGAAGTTGGTGATGCTGAATGGGATGGTAATGTTGGGGCGCGAATTGTTTATAAACTAGCCAATTTGATGGATTTAGGGACTGACAAATAA
- a CDS encoding SLATT domain-containing protein: MSGNSDPNAYAKVLNTRMWKTKGSRFNAARRLNNKYQFSLSSISILSIYGIAIPLIQGIVKNPQCQKINDIYNAISLILSVFTLVISLLEGAKNYQIRAEKLYHNAVKISGLERELEYLMISQSGDADFLHKLGNVSDRYEALIKECPENHSAEDYTLFMAQNRKDFDISRLTELYIRIKLVVMDYWLYIFVLGIPPILFLLYSSC, encoded by the coding sequence ATGAGTGGTAATAGCGACCCCAATGCATACGCTAAAGTATTAAATACCAGAATGTGGAAGACTAAAGGTTCCCGTTTCAATGCTGCTCGGCGACTAAATAATAAGTATCAATTTTCACTTAGCAGTATTTCAATACTATCTATATACGGTATTGCAATTCCACTTATTCAAGGAATTGTTAAAAATCCACAATGCCAAAAAATAAATGATATATACAATGCTATTTCTTTAATTTTATCTGTTTTTACTTTGGTTATTAGTCTTTTGGAGGGGGCAAAAAATTATCAAATCAGAGCAGAAAAGCTTTATCACAACGCAGTAAAAATATCTGGTTTAGAGAGAGAGCTTGAATACTTGATGATAAGTCAATCAGGAGATGCAGATTTTCTTCATAAGTTGGGTAATGTATCAGATAGGTATGAAGCGTTAATTAAAGAATGCCCTGAGAATCATAGTGCAGAAGACTACACTTTGTTCATGGCGCAAAACAGAAAAGATTTTGATATAAGTCGGCTTACCGAATTATACATTAGAATAAAGCTGGTTGTTATGGATTACTGGCTATATATCTTTGTTTTAGGAATACCTCCTATTCTATTCCTATTGTATTCATCATGTTAA
- a CDS encoding PIN domain-containing protein produces the protein MKIYVESNFVLELAFQQEQFASCEQILQLCEVGSVQLVIPAYSLAEPHEKLSRQAKNRKQLQQALDAEIRQLSRTEFYENRISSIQDIASLLIQSNEEEQQRFRQYRHQILNCAEVIALTNDILTEAATYEDPYDLSPQDALVYTSVISHLRQHRPVAACFLNRNSKDFDSPDIVDALNKFNCRMIPRFYHGYAFIQSQLKL, from the coding sequence GTGAAGATTTACGTTGAAAGTAATTTTGTTTTAGAACTCGCGTTTCAGCAAGAGCAATTTGCAAGTTGCGAACAAATTTTGCAACTTTGTGAAGTAGGGAGTGTACAACTGGTTATACCAGCATATAGTTTAGCTGAACCACATGAAAAATTAAGTCGTCAAGCAAAAAACCGTAAGCAACTCCAACAGGCGCTGGATGCTGAAATACGTCAGCTTTCACGTACAGAATTCTATGAAAATCGTATCAGTAGCATTCAAGATATTGCCAGCTTGCTAATTCAGAGCAACGAGGAAGAACAGCAACGCTTTCGACAATATCGACATCAGATCTTAAATTGTGCGGAAGTAATTGCTCTAACTAATGACATACTCACTGAAGCCGCAACATATGAAGACCCTTACGATTTGAGTCCACAAGATGCTCTTGTCTATACATCAGTTATTTCTCATCTGCGTCAGCATCGTCCTGTAGCAGCATGTTTCCTTAACCGTAACTCTAAAGATTTCGACAGTCCTGATATTGTTGATGCTCTGAATAAATTCAATTGCAGAATGATACCTCGATTTTATCACGGCTATGCTTTCATTCAGTCCCAACTGAAACTGTAG